From the genome of Streptomyces xanthophaeus:
CGGTCGCCGAGCCGGTCCAGGGCCATGGAGAAGCCGCGCTCGGTCTCGGTGTCGCGCCATCGGTCGGCGCTCTCCACGATCCTCTGCATCTCGTCCTGGGAGAGGGCGGAGTGGCGGCGGATGACGGTGGTGGCCCCGGTGCGCCGGACCCGGTTGACGGCCTGCCGGGTGACGCGCATGTCGCGGCCGTCGAGGTCGAAGTGGGCCACGTGCAGGATGGCCTCGTCGCCGAGCTGGAGCGCGCCGAGCCCGGAGCGGCCGTAGGCGGTGGCGCCGTCCTCGGAGGCACCCATGACGGCGGGCTGCCAGCCGTAGCGCCGGGCCACGGCCAGCCAGGCGTCGATGGCGGCGGTCCAGGAGGCGGGGTCGCCGACCGGGTCCCCGCTGGCGAGGCAGACGCCGGCCTCGACGCGGTAGGTGACGCCGGCCTTGCCGTTGGGGGCGAACACGACGGCCTTGTCGCGCCGGGTGGCGAAGTAGCCGAGGGAGTCGTTGCGTCCGTAGGCGCCGAGGAGGGCGCGGATGCGGGGCTCCTCGTCGCCGTGCAGGGCGGCAGTCAGACGCTGGGAGCGGAAGAGGGTCATGGCCGCGTTCAGCAGGGCGGCGGCGCCGAAGAGGCCGAGCAGGAAGGAGAGCGGGCGGGGTGGGTGGCCGTCGAACTCCCGCGCGGAGAAGAGGCCGCCGAAGACCTCCTTGGCGGCCCAGTCCAGCCACTGGCCCTTGGGCAGGGTGCCGGGGAAGAGGGCGACGAGCGCCCAGCCCGCGAGTACGGCGGCGAGCAGGCCGAGGCCGAGCACGAACAGGGCGTGCCACAGGGCTCCGGGGCGGGAGGCGGCGTAGAACTCGTCGCGGGCGGCGATCAGCACGGCCAGTGCGGCGACGGCGATGATCATGGAGGGGATGCCGATCCAGTACTCGCCGACGGCCATCTCCAGCACGTCGTCGAGGATCAGAAGGGCCAAATAGGTGATGACGATCCACCAGGCGACCTTCTTGCGGGTGCCGAGGGCCGCGGCGAGGAGGAAAAGGAAAACGGCGTAGGCGAGGTTCGCGCTGACCGGGACGACGATCAGGTCGAGGAACCGCACGATGTGCCGCAGGAGCCGCCGCAGCGTGGGCGAGAGGGCGAGCAGGGCGCAGAGCAGGCCGAGCGCTCCGAAGAACGCGCCGAACCCGTCGGGCACCCGGTTCAGGAAGCGGTTCCGGGTTCCGTGCTTCTCCTCCACGGTGGCACTCATGGTTCGCACTGTAGGGAGGGCGGCGCCGGTACGCGCGCCGAGCGGGAGGGGCGTCCCCCGGGCCGTGCCCACGGGGCTGCGCAGGCTCATGCCCGGGCCATGCCCCGGGCCGTGCCCCGGGCGCTCCGGGGCACGGCCTATCCTCGGCAGGGTGACGGAGCACGTGAACACGGAATTCGAACGCGGTACCGACGGCCCGAAGGTGATCCTGGCCGGGGTGGACGGATCGGAGTCCTCGCTGCGGGCCGCGGCCTACGCGGCGGGGCTGGCCCGGCGGCAGAACGCCCTGCTGGCCCTGGTGTACGTCCAGCCGGTGATCCCGGCCGGCGCCGCGCTGGGCGCGCCGGTGGCGGACACCACCGGGGAGATCGCGGAGGGCCTGGTGGCCGAGATCCGCGCGTCGGCGGAGCGGCTCAAGGGCATCTACGAGGTGCGGTGGCAGTTCCACACCTTCCGCGGCGACCCGTACGCCGGCCTGGTGAGCGCGGCGGACGAGCTGATGGCGGACGCGGTGGTGGTCGGCGCCTCCGAGCAGGCGGGCCACCGCATCGTGGGGTCGGTGGCGATCCGCCTGGTCAAGGCGGGCCGCTGGCCCGTCACCGTGGTTCCGTAGGGCTCCCGGGGCACGGGGTACGGGTGCCGGGTCACGTCCCCGGTCCTACCGGCCCATGGTCAGGCCGTCCTTGGCGGCGCCGCGGCTGAGGACGGCCTCGCTGATGGCGTCGCGGGCGCGCTCGTAGTCCTCGCGGCCGGGGTCCTTGGCGAGCGCGTCGGGCAGGTGGACGACCCGGCCCGCGGACAGGTCCATCATCTGCGGCACGAACTCGGCCTTGGTGACCTGCCAGCGCTGCCCGGCGACGGCCGGCGGGGCGAAGGTGAACCGGCCGATCGAGCCGTAGTTGCCCCGCATGTCGCGCGCACCCGTGTAGTTGAACATCTCGCCCGCGACCTGGTCTCCCATGCCGTAGACGATCCAGGTCCCGTTGACCTTCTCGTAAGGCTGGGGGATATGAGCGTGCGTGCCGATGAGCAGATCGATGTCGGGGCGGCCGCCGGTCTGCGAGGCGGTCAGCGCCTTGCCGAGCGAGAGCTGGGTCCCGTCCGGCTCGGTCTCCCATTCCGTGCCCCAGTGCACGCTCACCAGCACCACGTCCGCGCCCGCCTTCCGGGCCGCCCGCGCATCCGCGATGATCTTGTCCTGCTTCATCAGGTTGACCGCCCACGGCTGGCCGTCGGGCATGGGGTAACCGTTGGTGTCGTAGGTGTACGCGAGGTGCGCCACCTTGGCGGAGCCCGCCTTGTACGTGGCCGCCTCGGCGGCCGTACGGGCCGAGCCGGCGTGACCCAGGCCGACCTTGTCGAAGCGGTCCAGCGTGCGGCGCAGGCCGGCGCCCCCGTCGTCGAGGGTGTGGTTCGAGGCCGTGGAGCAGCCGTCGTACCCGGCGTCCTTCAGTCCGTCGGCGACCTCGGGCGGTGATTTGAAGGCCGGATAGCCGGAGAAGGGGCCGCCCTCCTCCCCGTAGATCGTCTCCATGTGGCAGAGGGCGAGGTCGGCCGCGGACACCACGGACTTGACGCCGGAGAACATCGGCCTGAAGTCGTATCCGTCGCCCTCCGCGTCGTTCGCCGCGTGCTGGATGACGGAGGTGTGCGGCAGTACATCGCCGCTCGCGACCAGGGTGAAGCCCTGGGCGGCGGGCGCTCCGGCGGCGGTGGAGGGGGCGGCCGGTCCGCCGGAGTCCCCGAGGCGGGCCGGCGCGGAGCTCCCGGTGGCCGAGCATCCGACGGCGGCGGACAGCAGCACGGCCGACAGGAGGGCGAGCACCGGCGGACGGATTCGCGTGGTCATGGGCCCCGCTCTCGTTAATACGATTATCTGACATGTGATCACATGCAATCCATATAACTACACGCCGTAAGTCAAGGAACGGATCCGTCTCGCGGACACACGCCACCCGAACGGCGGACCCGGACGGCAGCGGCGGACCCGGACGGCGGCAGCCGCATGCCGTTCGCCGCGCCGTTCGACCGTTCACCGACCCGCACGGCCGCCCGGCGGACGACCCGGGTGCTTGGGCGCAACGCCGGGGCCGGACGGTTCCAGGTGGGCTCCGTGCAGGTCAGGGTGGACGGGTCGCCGCCTCCACGGCCCCCCACGCACCCCGGAAGGAGCCCCTCGTGCCGCTCTCCCCCACCCTCCCGCGTACGGACCCCGAGGCACTCGCCGAACTCCAGCGCGACCACGGGCGGGCCCTGTTCGGATTCCTGGTCGGCCTCACGGCGGGGGACGCCCAGCGCGCGGAGGACCTCGTACAGGAGACCCTCGTCCGGGTCTGGCAGCACCCGGAGGCCCTGTCCAGCGGGCACGACTCCATGCGGCCCTGGCTGTTCACGGTGGCCCGGCGCCTGGCGATCGACGCCCGGCGGGCCCGGCTGTCACGGCCGCTGGAGGTGGACCCGGAGGGGCTGGAACACGCACCCGAGCCCCAGGACGCGGTGGCCGGCTCGGTCACGGCGATCGACGTCCGGCGGGCCGTGGGGTCCCTGGGGCCCGAGCACCGCGAGGTGCTGATGCAGGTCTACTTCCGCGACCGCTCGGTGGCCGAGGCCGCCGCCGAGCTCGGCATCCCGGCCGGAACCGTCAAGTCCCGCACGTACTACGCCCTTCGCGCCCTGAAGAAGGGCCTCCAGGGGTACGGGTACGGCCTCGGCGCCTGAGGCTGCGGCGCGGCGCGGAGCGGCGAAAGATCGTGTAACGCCGTGAATAGATGCGGATCGGACATAAAACGCGTCGATTTCGGCATCAGAGCGTGCAAGTTGAGTAAACATCCCCCGCTCCGCAAGCCGCTCGGTGAAGGCTCAGGACTGACGACGGGACGCTCGAAGCGCGGGAGAAGGTGGAACGGTGCAGCCCGAGGGTAGTAACGGCACCAGTGACGGCGGGCTCGCGGTGCCCATGGCCTGGCTGTATGCCGAGTACATCGCGGACGAACTGCTGCGTACGGGCCGGCTCATCCCGGTCAGCACCCTGGAGTTCAGGGCCGGACGGGACACGCTCGCCCTGACGATCTACCTCTCGGACGCGGCCGGCGAGCTCTCCGGCATCCGGGTGGTCTCGCAGCTCGACGAGTGGCTGTCGCTCACGGCGTACGGACACCCGTGGCGCGACTGGGTGCACACCCGGTTCCTCGCTCTCGGCGAGGAGGCCCGGGAGCGCGGCGACGGCGGGGACCCCGACCTGGAACTGGCCCGGGCGGCGTGGCGCTGGCTGGACGGCACCGAGCTGTTCGCCACCAACCTCGACCCCGGGCGGCCCGACCACAGCGACTTCGCGCCGGGACTGGACGAGAACGCGCGCGTATGGACCCCGGCCTGGCAACTCGGGCTGCCTCTGGGGCATTTGGCGATGCACCTGTTCTGACGAAGCCACGGGCACGGGCACGGGACGCTGAACTCATATGATCAGCGAATTCCTTACCTGGCTCGAAAGGCACTCATCAGTTCCATGGACAGCGAAGCGATCGAGTACGCGCAACGGGTGGCGGCGCGGGTGACGGCCGACGCGGACGGCGAGGCCTGGAAGGAACACCGGTGGGCGGTCGCCCGCTTCCTGTCCGGCTCCCGGTCGGCCGCCGAGGAGGAGCGCTGGAGAGGGAAGTTGAACGACTGGAGGGAGCGGATCGTCGCCTCCCTCGCGGCGGACGCCTATGCCGAGGTCGCCGCATCGCAGGACCTCCTCCTGGGCTGGCTCCTGACGGAGCTCCGGCGCGGCGACGACGCCATCGGCTCGCTGCTGGCGCTGTACCCACCGCCCCGGCCGAAGCCGGAAGCGCCTTCCGTCTCCCCCACGCCGGCGCCGGAAGGCCGCGGCGACGGGCCCGAGTTCTACTTCGCCGACGTCTTCGCCTTCGTCACCGACTACCTGGCGGTCATGATCCGCCGCCCCCTGGACGGCACGTCCGCGACCTGGTGCCCGCTCTGGTGGGAGCACCCGGAGGCGGGGGCCCGGCTGTCCTCGCTCTGGCTGGCCTGGGAGCACCTGCGACACGATCCCGCCCTCGGCATGACGACGTGGTGGATCCAGCACGCCGATCCACACCTGCGGGTCCTGATGGATCCCCGGCAGGGCCCGTTCGCCGCGTGCTCACCCGAGGGGCACACGCAGGAACCGCTCGGCCCGCTCCCGGTGGAACCGTACGAACCGACGTAGGCCGTCCCGCCTCGGTGCTGTCCCGGGGTCCCCGGCATCTGCCGGCTGGTCCCGTCACGCCGCATGCTTCGATTCCGCGCCGGGCCGCCCGTCTAGAACTCCTCCGGATGGAGTGGCGGCGCAATCCTGAAGCATGCGGACTGAAGGTCGGAAATGGTCACCAGCGGCTCGGCGAACAATTCGAAGTTCCTGTGCCGGATGAATCGTTCCGGGAACTTCACGGACCGGAACGAGGCCTGGTTGGGGTCGATTTCCGCCGCTTCGATGAAGTAGGTCGATTCCTCGATGACCTCCGCCTTGACCTGAGGATCTATGATCCCGGTGAAGAACTTGCTGTGAATGCGGAAGTCGTCGAACGTCGCGATGCGCAGACAGAATCCCGGCGGAGCAACCGCCCGTACCAGCATGCCCGTTCCACCGAAGTTCACCAGGCTGGGGCCGGTCCACTGGAACGTGGCGTCACGGCGGTCCTGCTCGGTTTCGATCTTGGCGATGTCGGCGAGGCCGGTGTGGTCGATGATGAAGAAATCGGGGAAGTTGTTCGAGAACAGTGAGAGTTTGAGAACGGCCATGATGTCCGTCCTTCCGTGAAGCGTCCACCCGAGTCCGAGTGATGAACGACTCGGTTCGTCTTCAACCACCCCATGTTCAGGGACGGGCGCGGGAGCCAAGAAGGCCGTCACGCTCTTGCGTCCATGCGGGTGAGAGCACTATCTCCATCATGCGCCGCCGAGGGCACGGGGGCCAGCGCGTCGGCACGGTTACCGCTTCAACCACACGAGGGCCTCGAAGCCCCGGCTCAGGTCACCAGCCGCGGTCGGCGGGATCCATCACCAGGCCGGTGAAATCCGCCTCGTTGCGCTCCGCCCGGGTGACGTACCACCGGGCGATGAGCCACATCACCGGATACACCAGCAGGCCGAGCGCCACCCAGACCAGTGGCCCCGACGCGTCGTGCGACAGGGCGAACACCAGCGGCAGGGTCCCGACCAACCACACGAGCGCCGCCAACGCACCGGCGGCCGCGCGCAGTTGGCTGCGCATGAGGGCCCGGACGTAGGTGGCCCCGAGGGTGGTCTGCTCGGAGATCTCCGAGCGGGCGGGGGTGTGCGCGGGCGGCCGGCGGCGGGCGCCCCGGGGGATCCCGGTGACGACCTCGCGCCGGGGCGTCGACTGCTGCTGCTCCTCGGCCATGGTGCCGGAGTCTACGCAGCGGCCGCCTATTTGAGGAGGCGGGAGAGCCGCCGGTCCGCGAGCGGCTTGCCACCGGTCTGGCAGGTGGGGCAGTACTCCAGGGACGAATCGGCGAAGGACACCGAACGCACGGTGTCCCCGCAGACCGGGCACGGCTCACCGGCCCGGCCGTGCACCCGCAGGCCGCTCTTCTTCTCGGCCTTGAGCTTTCCCGCGGCGACCCCGTGGGCCCGGCCGACGGCCTCGCCCAGGGTGCTCCGCACGGCCTCGTAGAGCTGGGTGAGCTGTTCCTCGGTGAAGGAGGCGGCGAGCTTGAAGGGCGAGACCCTGGCCGCGTGCAGGATCTCGTCGCTGTAGGCGTTGCCGATTCCCGCGATCACGCTCTGGTCCCGCAGCACGCCCTTGATCTGGCGCCGCTCCCCCGCGAGCAGCGCTGCGAAGGCGTCCCGGTCGAAGCCCTCGGCGAGCGGATCGGGGCCGAGGCGGGCGATGCCGGGCACCTCCTGCGGGTCGTGGACCACGTACACGGCGAGGCGCTTCTGTGTTCCGGCCTCGGTGAGGTCGAAACCGCCCCCGCCGACGAGGGAGACGCGCAGTGCGAGCGGCCCCTTGCCGGGGCGCGGCGGCTGCGCGGGCAGGGTGTCCTGCCAGCGCAGCCAGCCGGCCCGGGCCAGGTGCGTGACGAGGTGGAGCTCGCCGACCGGCAGGGCCAGGAACTTGCCGTACCGGGCGGGGGTGCCGGCCGGCTGCCCTTCGAGGGCGGCCGGCGGCGGGTCGTAGGTCTTGAGCACGCTCACGGCGAGCGGGAGGACGCGCTCGACCACCCGCCCGGTGAGGTGCTCGTCGAGATACTCCCGCAGGGCCTCGACCTCGGGCAGCTCCGGCATGGTCCCAGCCTGCCGCCGCCTCAGGCGAAGCGCGAGCTGGGCACCGGGCCCGGCGAGGCGACGCGGTCGCGGGGGGCCGTGAGCCAGCCGTCGCGGACCGCGCAGGCGAAGGCCCGGAAGGCCTCGTCCGGATCGGGCGGGGTCGCGCCGTCGCCCTCGTCCGGGCCGGCGGCGGCCTGCGCGATGTCCCGGGCGATCTCCTCCTCGGACCGCTGGTCGTCCTTCCAGGGCGGGGAGACGAGCTGGCACAGCAGTGCGCTGAAGTCCGCGCTCACCGCGGGCGGATCGGTCCAGCAGGTGGCGTGCTCGGACAGGATCTGGCCGTCGGCGCGGGCGTGCAGGGTGCGCAGGAGGTCCGGGTCGGTCGCGTTCAGGTCGTAGGCGACGACGAGTGTGTCCGTACGGGCGGGCTCGTACGGTACGGCGGGCAGCCCCAGCACCCGCCCCGCGGCGAGTCCGAGGATCCGGTCGGACCGGCCGGGCAGCAGCGAGACGGTGGTGGGGCGGCGCCCGGCGGCCTCCAGGGCGAGCGCCAGGCGGGCGAGGCCCCGGCGGCACTGCTCGTGGGTGTCCCCGAGGTAGGCGTAGCGGCCGGTCATCCCGGCGTCCCAGCCGTACGGGGAGAGGGTGCCGAGGAGGCCGCCGGTGAGGCCGTAGTGCCAGCCGCGCAGGTCGGCGCGGCCGAGCGGGTCGGCGTAGCCGGCCGCGCTCTGGGCCCGGCGGGCCTGGCCGGTGCGGTGCAGCCGTCGCCTCTGGCGGTCGTGGGCGCCGGACCACTGCGGGTCCTCGGGGGCGGGGAGGGCGCTGCCGATGCGCTCGGCGGTGTCCAGGTCCCCGGCCAGCAGGGTGTGGTGCACGAGGAGGTACGTCTCGGGCCAGGCGGGCAGCGCCTGGCCGCGGCCGGAGAGCAGGGCGACGGCCTCGGCGTGCCGGTGCTCGTCCTCCAGGGCGGACACCAGCTCGGCGAGGAGCGGCCGCGAGTCGGGGAGCATCCGCAGTGCCTCGCGCAGCGGTGCGACGGCGAGGAAGGCGATGCCGTGCTCGACGCAGGCGTAGCCGAGGTCGTAGAGGGCCTGGGGGGCGCCGGGCCGTTCGGCGGCGGCCTTGGCGGCGCGGGCCAGTTCCTTGAACCCGGCGGCTTCGGCCAGGGCCCGTGCGGCCTTGGCGAGTTCGGTGATCGATGCCGTCTCGGCGTGCGGCCGGAGGGACCGTACCGCTCCGGGCAGATCGTCCTTCTTCAGGAATCGGCGTACTTCGTCCATGGTGTTGGTCATCGCCCCCGATCCTCACGGAGCCGTGGCGGGCCCGCAACGGACTTTCCCGGCGGGCCCGCTCGGTGGCGGTGGCCTCTTCGTGCGCCGTCCGGGTCAGATCCGGGCGATCAGCGCGTACCGCTCGTCGGTGACGGGTCCGCCCCACAACTCGGCTTCGCCGCTGAGCGGTTCGATCCGGAGGTCGGACACCAGGGGCCGGACCGCGGCGGCCAGGTCCCCGGCGGTGACCCCGCCGTTCCAGGGGAGCGATCCGGCTCCGGCGGCGTAGGGCACGCCGCTCTCGCCGGCTTCCCGCCACCGCCCCTCGACCAGTACCAGCCGCCCTCCCGGGCCGAGCCGCGCGACCCACGCGCGGAGCGCGGCCCCGGGATCGGGCAGGGTCCACAGCAGGTGCCGGCAGAGCAGGACGTCGTACCGCTCCTGCCCGGTCGGCGGATCGGCGGCGTCGCCGACGAGGAACCGTACCGCGAGGCCCGCGGCCGCGAGTTTGGCCTCGGCCCGCTCCACCATCCGGGGCGCGAGGTCCACACCGGTCACCCGGTGCCCGGCCTCGGCCAGCAGCAGGGACAGCGACCCGGTACCGCAGCCGACGTCGAGGACGTCGGCCGGACCGGCGGGCAGCCAGGATCTCAGCAGCCGTGCCCACGCGGCACGGGTGTGCTCCTGCCGCAGGCCGTGATCCGGTTCGTCGTCGAACGCGGCCGCGGCGGCGTCCCAGTACTCGGTGATGGCGCGGGTGGATTCGGGCATGCCGGTGATCCTGCCGGACGCCACCGACAACCGGGGGTGACGAAGGGTCGGCCCGGGGTGGAACCGGGTGGGGGTCAGCCCATCACGAACTCGCACCAGACGCATTTGCCGCCGCCCCGCGGCTCCACGCCCCAGACGTCCGCCAGGCGGTCCACCAGCATCAGGCCCCGGCCCGAGACGCCCGACTCCCCCGCCTCGCGGCGGCGCGGCAGTGCGCTGGAGCGGTCCTCCACCTCCACCCGGAGCCGGCGCTGGGGGGCCGCCAGGACCCGCAGGGTCACGATCGCCGGGCCGTCCGTGTGCATCAGGGCGTTGACGATCAGCTCGTCCGCGACCAGTTCGATCTCGTCGGCCCGTTCCCGCGCGCCCCAGGACCGCACCGCCGCCCCGATCATGTGCCGGGCCGCCACCAGGGCCTCGGGGTCGCCCGGTGCCACGTGCTGCTGGAGGCGGCCGCCGCCCTCCTGCTGCGCCACCACGTGGCGGCGAAGCAGGAGCAGCGCCATGTCGTCGTCCCCGCCCCGTTCGTCGACGATCTCGCACAGCAGGTCCGCCAGGAGCTGCAGGTCCGCCGGCCCACGGCGGATGTGGGAGGTCAGGAGCTGTATTCCGTCGTCGAGGTCGGCGCCGGGCTGTTCCACCAGGCCGTCGGTGCACAGCAGGACCGTTTCCCCGGGGTCCAGCTCCACGGTGGTCACCGGGTACTCCAGGCGGCCGAATTCCGCCGAGAGGCCGAGCGGCATGCCGCCCGCCACCGGAAGCCGGTGGCAGTCCCCGTCGCGGGTGCGCAGCAGCGGGTCGATGTGGCCCGCCCGGACGACCTGGAGGACGCCCGTCGAGAGGTCGGCCTCCACGTACGTGCAGGTCGCGAACCGGTCGGTGTCCAGCTCGTGCAGGAAGACGGAGGCCCGGGCCATGACCGTGCCGGGTGAGTGCCCCTCGGCGGCGTAGGCGCGCAGCACGATCCGGAGCTGGCCCATGACGGCCGCCGCGTGCGTGTCGTGGCCCTGGACGTCGCCTATGACGGCGCCGACCCGGCCTCCGGGCAGCGGGATGACGTCGTACCAGTCGCCGCCGATGTCCTGGCCCATCCGGGCGGACCGGTAGCGTACGGCGATCTCCCCTCCGGCGACCGACGGGATCCGCCGCGGCAGCATGGCCTGCTGGAGGCCCTCGGCCAGGTCGTGCTCCTGCTCCAGCAGCATGGCGCGCTGGAGGCTCTGCGCGATGCTGCTGCCGAGGGCGACGAGCAGGTTGCGTTCCTCCTGGGTGAAGCCGTCCTTGTCCTGGTAGAGCAGTCCGATCGCGCCGATCGGGCGGGCCTGGGCGATGAGCGGCAGGTAGGCGGCGGCCGAGATCCGCATGTACGAGATCTTCGCCCAGAGCCCGGGGTAGTCCCGGGCGAATTCCTGCGCCGAGTCGAGGAAGCGCGGCTCCAGGGAGCGGACGACCTCGCTCATCGGGTACTGCTCGTCGATGCGGGTGTAGCGGGTGCCGGGGACGAAGCTGTCCTCCGGGCCCTCGGCGACCAGGTGGATCCGGCCGGCTTCGACGAGGCCCATGACCATGCCCATCGAACCGAGCCGTTCCAGGCCGTGGGCGTCACCGATGACGTCGATGACGTCCTGCACGGTCCGGGCGTGCGCGAGGGCGGCGGTGGTGGACTCGACCACGGACGTCTGGCGGCGCCGTTCCTCGTCCAGGCCGAGCCGCTCCGCCGAGTGGCTGAGCTCGTCGGTGGCGTCCCGGACGATGCCGATGATCCGGTAGGGGCGGCCGTCGGGGCCGCGCATGACGCGGCCCTGGGTGTGCGTCCAGCGCAGCCGTCCGTCGTGGCAGCGGATGCGGAAGTAGGCGCCGTAGCTGTCCTCGCCGCTCTTGAGGGCGGAGGAGACGAGGGCGTCGAGCCGCGCGCCCTCGGTGGCGGGGACGCGCGGGTCGAGCGACTCCGGCCGGCCGTCGTACTCGTCGGGAGTCGTGTCGAAGACGTCGAGGGCGGCTTCGTCCATGTGCATGAGACCGGTGATCAGGTCCCAGTCGAAACTGCCCATGCGGTTCAGCGAGAGCGACCGGTCCGGGTGTGCGGGCCAGTCGTCCGGCAGCGATACGGTGGTCGGCACCGATCCACCATGACACACGGGCCGGTCAGGCGCTCTCCAGCGGATAGCCCCCGTCCGACGGCTGCGGCTGCGGCTGCAGGTCCGGGTCCGGGACCGCGTGGGGGTCGGACGGGTTGTAAGGGGCGTTCAGGTCGGACGGGATGTCCGGGTTGTACGGATCGACGGGGGCGGCGGGGTCGGCGGGGTCGGCGGGCAGCAGGCCCGGTGCGTCGGGCTCCGGGGGAAGCAGACCCAGCTCACCGGGGTCCAGGGGCGGCAGGCCGGCCAGGGGGTCCGAGGGGGTGTCGGCCGGCGGCCGCTGCTGCGGCTGCTCCGGCTGCTGCGGGCGGGTGGACGGGTTCGCAGGCGTGCCCGGCTTCCGCGGCGGGTTCCCTCCGGTCGAGCTCTGCGGGTCCTGCGGGCAGTCCGTCGCCCCCGGTGTCGGAGCGGTGGGGGCGTTCGGTGAGGCCGGAGAGGCCGGAGGGGCCTGGTTCGGCGGGCAGGGGTCGCCGGACGCGGACCCCGGCGGGGTGAGGGGCCCGTCCGGGATGCCGGCGGACGGGTCGTACGGGGGCAGCGCCTTCGGGGGCCGGTCCTGCGCGCCGTCGTCCCCCCGCTTGCGTTCGATCCAGGTGTTGTCGGCGATGTTGACGATCACCAGGTTGTTGATCACGTGGGTGGTCGGTTCGATGACGACGACCTGGTTGGCCTGGTAGCCGCTCCACGGGTCGCCCTTGTGCACCGGGGATCCCTTGGCGGTGCGCGGTGAGGCCAGCGGGTTTCCGCAGGCGCAGCGGACCCGGGGCATGCCGTGCTCGTCCACGAGGACGGCGGTGCCGGCCTGGAGGACGGACTGGAAGCCGTCGGCGGCGCCGTCGCGGAAGGCGTGGTTGGTGACCCGGGTGTCCGCGCGCAGGACGACGGGCGTCAGGCCGCGCAGGAACTCGGGGATCTTCCCCTCTTCGATGTTCGACGCCTCGGCGAAGGCCTGGGCCTTGGCCTTGTCGGCGGTCAGGAAGCGGACCTGCTGCTCCACGTCGCAGCTGCCGAGCCGCTGGGTGCCGCCGTACAGGCCGGGGGTGGCCGCGTTGACGGTGCGGATGCCCTGGCCGGTCGGGTTGGGCAGCGGGGGCTGTACGGGGGCGGACTCTGCGGTGGCCGAGGAGGCGGTGAAGGGATCGGGGCCGGCGGAGGCCACGGGCTGGAGGTAGACCTCCTGGCTCTCGGCTCCGGGGGCGCCGGCCGGCTGCTCCGGGCTGCTGCCGCACGCCGCGGCGAAGAGGCCGAGGAGGGCGAAGAGGGCTGCTCCGGCGGGTGCATGACGACGCGACGCCTGACGCGGTGTCGGAAGTGACGATCCGTTCACTTGAATCTCCCTTTTCGCCCCGGTTGCTCCCTCTTGTCTGCCGCATCCGCGCGGGAGCCGCAACCGGAGCGCACCTTGAACATGTTCAAGGAACGCCGTAGGCTCACCACCGTGAGTTGAACGCGTTCAAGGCGTTCACCGCAGCATTGGGGGGAGTCCAGGGTGACGGTACTGGTGAACGTGATCGTCACCCTGGGCATGCTCTACGTCGTCCCGGCCGGCCTGCGGCTCATCGACCCGGTCCGGCTCCTGCGCACGGCCCGCCTCTGGCCGGTCGCGGCCGCACCCGGAGCCCTGTGCCTGTGGCTGCCGCGCGGAATGGCCGCCACCGCGCTCGCCGTACTGTACGCGGCGGCCTGCCTGGCGCTCGCCGCCCGGGCCCCGCTCCTGCTGCTGCGTGCCCGCTCCCTGACCCCGCCCGCGGTCGCCGTCGCCACCGCGCTGATCTCGCCGTCGATCGC
Proteins encoded in this window:
- a CDS encoding universal stress protein; translated protein: MTEHVNTEFERGTDGPKVILAGVDGSESSLRAAAYAAGLARRQNALLALVYVQPVIPAGAALGAPVADTTGEIAEGLVAEIRASAERLKGIYEVRWQFHTFRGDPYAGLVSAADELMADAVVVGASEQAGHRIVGSVAIRLVKAGRWPVTVVP
- a CDS encoding DUF4913 domain-containing protein encodes the protein MDSEAIEYAQRVAARVTADADGEAWKEHRWAVARFLSGSRSAAEEERWRGKLNDWRERIVASLAADAYAEVAASQDLLLGWLLTELRRGDDAIGSLLALYPPPRPKPEAPSVSPTPAPEGRGDGPEFYFADVFAFVTDYLAVMIRRPLDGTSATWCPLWWEHPEAGARLSSLWLAWEHLRHDPALGMTTWWIQHADPHLRVLMDPRQGPFAACSPEGHTQEPLGPLPVEPYEPT
- a CDS encoding sigma-70 family RNA polymerase sigma factor is translated as MPLSPTLPRTDPEALAELQRDHGRALFGFLVGLTAGDAQRAEDLVQETLVRVWQHPEALSSGHDSMRPWLFTVARRLAIDARRARLSRPLEVDPEGLEHAPEPQDAVAGSVTAIDVRRAVGSLGPEHREVLMQVYFRDRSVAEAAAELGIPAGTVKSRTYYALRALKKGLQGYGYGLGA
- a CDS encoding Fpg/Nei family DNA glycosylase, which translates into the protein MPELPEVEALREYLDEHLTGRVVERVLPLAVSVLKTYDPPPAALEGQPAGTPARYGKFLALPVGELHLVTHLARAGWLRWQDTLPAQPPRPGKGPLALRVSLVGGGGFDLTEAGTQKRLAVYVVHDPQEVPGIARLGPDPLAEGFDRDAFAALLAGERRQIKGVLRDQSVIAGIGNAYSDEILHAARVSPFKLAASFTEEQLTQLYEAVRSTLGEAVGRAHGVAAGKLKAEKKSGLRVHGRAGEPCPVCGDTVRSVSFADSSLEYCPTCQTGGKPLADRRLSRLLK
- a CDS encoding AbfB domain-containing protein, whose amino-acid sequence is MAVLKLSLFSNNFPDFFIIDHTGLADIAKIETEQDRRDATFQWTGPSLVNFGGTGMLVRAVAPPGFCLRIATFDDFRIHSKFFTGIIDPQVKAEVIEESTYFIEAAEIDPNQASFRSVKFPERFIRHRNFELFAEPLVTISDLQSACFRIAPPLHPEEF
- a CDS encoding class I SAM-dependent methyltransferase, whose protein sequence is MPESTRAITEYWDAAAAAFDDEPDHGLRQEHTRAAWARLLRSWLPAGPADVLDVGCGTGSLSLLLAEAGHRVTGVDLAPRMVERAEAKLAAAGLAVRFLVGDAADPPTGQERYDVLLCRHLLWTLPDPGAALRAWVARLGPGGRLVLVEGRWREAGESGVPYAAGAGSLPWNGGVTAGDLAAAVRPLVSDLRIEPLSGEAELWGGPVTDERYALIARI
- a CDS encoding CapA family protein; translated protein: MTTRIRPPVLALLSAVLLSAAVGCSATGSSAPARLGDSGGPAAPSTAAGAPAAQGFTLVASGDVLPHTSVIQHAANDAEGDGYDFRPMFSGVKSVVSAADLALCHMETIYGEEGGPFSGYPAFKSPPEVADGLKDAGYDGCSTASNHTLDDGGAGLRRTLDRFDKVGLGHAGSARTAAEAATYKAGSAKVAHLAYTYDTNGYPMPDGQPWAVNLMKQDKIIADARAARKAGADVVLVSVHWGTEWETEPDGTQLSLGKALTASQTGGRPDIDLLIGTHAHIPQPYEKVNGTWIVYGMGDQVAGEMFNYTGARDMRGNYGSIGRFTFAPPAVAGQRWQVTKAEFVPQMMDLSAGRVVHLPDALAKDPGREDYERARDAISEAVLSRGAAKDGLTMGR